In Desulfomonile tiedjei DSM 6799, a genomic segment contains:
- a CDS encoding glycosyltransferase family 2 protein, with protein sequence MAIISIVLPTFNGERFLRESVDSCLNQTFRELELIVVIDGSTDKSEYIMQQYDDPRLVVIKTENRGQAEAMNRGFREASGKYWSWSSDDNVYMPDAFEVMWNYMQEHEEFAAVSTDGLIIDEKSRRIGYQEFTWQCFLYRADVARTIPVHRSEARILEDIDFFLRLKHYGGPVGRISRPYIKYRVHKHMVSHTRIKERPLISAKLNYEYITSGISQGDMEAMFMDRLSQCALHRAYDTMDGIMAFAREKAVPFLNALERKNLFLRTPVGWLQNRIHIAVRSQLGKIRSRLKLLHYLTLSQWSFHNSND encoded by the coding sequence GTGGCGATAATTTCGATTGTGCTGCCAACCTTTAATGGGGAGCGATTTCTTCGGGAATCCGTCGATTCATGCTTGAATCAGACTTTTCGAGAATTAGAGCTGATTGTGGTTATTGACGGAAGCACGGATAAGTCCGAGTATATCATGCAGCAGTACGACGATCCTCGGCTCGTGGTTATAAAAACGGAAAACCGGGGGCAGGCCGAGGCCATGAATCGGGGTTTTCGTGAAGCATCCGGCAAATACTGGAGTTGGTCCTCGGATGACAATGTTTACATGCCGGACGCATTTGAAGTCATGTGGAACTATATGCAGGAACACGAAGAATTTGCAGCCGTCAGCACCGACGGTCTTATCATCGATGAAAAAAGCAGACGAATCGGATACCAGGAGTTCACATGGCAGTGCTTCCTCTACCGGGCCGACGTAGCAAGAACAATCCCGGTCCACAGGAGCGAAGCCCGTATCCTGGAGGACATCGATTTTTTCCTGCGGTTGAAACACTACGGGGGACCTGTTGGGAGAATTTCACGACCGTACATCAAATATCGCGTCCACAAACATATGGTCAGCCATACAAGAATAAAAGAACGACCGCTCATTTCCGCAAAATTAAATTACGAATACATTACATCCGGCATATCTCAGGGAGACATGGAAGCAATGTTCATGGATCGGCTTTCACAGTGCGCGTTGCACAGGGCTTACGACACTATGGATGGAATCATGGCCTTTGCACGGGAAAAAGCAGTTCCATTTCTCAATGCTCTGGAAAGAAAAAACCTTTTCTTGAGAACACCGGTGGGATGGCTGCAAAATCGTATTCATATAGCTGTAAGAAGCCAATTAGGTAAAATAAGAAGTCGTCTCAAGCTTCTTCATTATCTCACATTAAGCCAGTGGAGTTTTCACAATAGCAATGACTGA
- a CDS encoding polysaccharide deacetylase family protein, with product MAGQPLTPWTEEKKKIPLGEAAFTISIDTELAWGSFDRDGLRKYDKEYALEREIIRDLLILFERYRIKATWAIVGHLFLQRCAKNGPTSHNRVLQPQYSWYPQGWLSHDPFSDVDKDPFFYAPDIVDAILGSSQAHEIASHTFSHAILGDPECSGDVARSQLTECRRLAEEKGVRLHSVVFPRNSIGHLDILCQLGFTCFRGPEKSWYNMTEAPKYASKLFHFADKLLAVSPPVYPELECLLCGNERSVIVDVPASMFFTPYKGLWRLVSISDRIRQAKKGLASAIREKALFHLWFHPVNLASSSQLMDALEEILFEVSKMVEAGNMHSMTMEEIAARILSGVPSDAR from the coding sequence TTGGCCGGCCAACCCCTGACACCCTGGACCGAAGAAAAGAAGAAGATCCCTCTCGGAGAGGCGGCTTTCACTATTTCGATCGATACCGAGTTGGCCTGGGGTTCCTTCGATCGCGACGGACTGCGGAAATATGACAAAGAGTATGCCCTGGAACGTGAGATAATCCGGGATTTGCTTATTCTGTTTGAGAGATACCGCATTAAGGCAACTTGGGCCATTGTCGGCCACCTCTTTCTCCAACGATGCGCGAAGAACGGGCCGACCAGCCATAATCGCGTGCTTCAGCCGCAATATTCCTGGTACCCTCAAGGTTGGTTGAGCCACGATCCGTTTTCTGACGTTGACAAAGATCCCTTTTTCTATGCTCCGGACATTGTGGATGCCATTTTGGGGTCTTCCCAAGCGCACGAAATAGCATCTCATACATTCAGCCATGCTATTCTCGGAGATCCGGAGTGTTCCGGAGATGTGGCGCGATCTCAACTTACGGAGTGCCGAAGACTCGCGGAAGAAAAAGGAGTCCGTCTGCACTCTGTGGTGTTTCCGAGAAATTCCATAGGTCATCTGGACATCCTGTGCCAACTGGGTTTTACGTGTTTTCGGGGACCCGAAAAAAGCTGGTACAACATGACGGAAGCACCGAAATATGCTTCCAAATTGTTCCATTTCGCGGACAAGCTGCTTGCTGTGAGCCCGCCCGTGTACCCGGAGCTTGAATGTCTCCTCTGCGGTAACGAACGATCTGTAATAGTGGATGTTCCTGCTTCCATGTTCTTCACTCCGTATAAAGGACTTTGGCGGCTGGTGAGCATATCGGATCGCATACGGCAGGCCAAGAAAGGATTGGCATCGGCCATTCGAGAAAAGGCGTTGTTCCATCTCTGGTTCCATCCTGTAAACCTTGCTTCGTCGTCCCAACTGATGGACGCTTTGGAAGAGATCCTGTTTGAAGTGAGCAAGATGGTTGAAGCAGGCAATATGCACTCCATGACCATGGAAGAGATCGCCGCGCGAATTCTTTCCGGGGTGCCCTCAGATGCACGCTAG